A window of Rosa rugosa chromosome 7, drRosRugo1.1, whole genome shotgun sequence genomic DNA:
AAAGTTtagcttggttttttttttttttttttttcatttgtttggCATTGATTAGAAATTTTGGAATATCTTTAAAAGGAAGTAAATTAGATAAGGTAACTAGCAATTTCCAACTTATGAAGAAGAACAATTCTCTGAACAGGATTGCTAGTTTAGAAGTGGGGTAAATTCATAGCCCATAAAAGTTGAGCAATTATGACCAAATCCAAAGAGAGCAATCAAAAACATGGATAACTTTACCCCATTAAATTAACCCGAAGGCGAGCGCTCAATTCAACAAAAAGCTCGAACATCTGGCCCAAATCAGCAGCATTTCCATGGGAATAAAGCATAGTGGCAGAAGCCTTGGGGTGCTTGACGTGGACGGCGACGATTTCATTGCCACGGCGAGTCCTGAGCTTGAGGATATCCACGTCGTCCCTTCTAGGAACCTCAGGAATGTAGAGTCTTCCTCCGCAGGAATCGTCTGCGATGACTCTGTACGAAGGTGGATTCGGCGGGAAAAAGGCGAACTTGGCTGCGATTGAAGACGTCACTCCTCCCATCTCTTCTTATTCTCATTACAGGCTTCCAATCCCTTTTCCTTCAGATCGCACCTTGATTCGCGGTGGCGCGTGAGATTTAAGctcacatcatcatcatctttttTAAATCCTCCACTCTCGGACTCTGATTTTTCAATGACTTTGACGGGTGTGGAACTGGGACACTACTCTATTTAGCGAGTGCGTCTGGTAGGCGCGTGTGTTCTGTTAGTTTTTTGGTCTGGGATGTGTTCTGTTAGTTGATGCATGTTCGTTAAGCACTAAGAGAAAAAGTACATATCTGTGTTTCAAGACTATTCCTTTCGTACCTCAATTTCTTATCCATTTTTCAATTTTGGTATCTCTTGAATCGCACCGTTAAAATAATCATATGCACTTCTTCAAGAATATTTTCGTAAAATAAGGGCATTTTTAAGATTTATATTATCTACTAAGCAATTAAATACTATTTTTCCCTTCATAACCACACAATGAACATAATGTGCTTAGatttttcacattaaaattgaCGAATTTACATTAGATGTCATCAAATGtatgtcctctctctctctctctcaaaaccaCCAAATCCATCTAACTTTTTCATAAAATCCAATCAATTATGCGTTAAACAACTCCCTCCCTGCCACACACTCGAAACCACCAAATTCATCTAATTTTTAATAAAATCCAATCAATTATGCGATAAACAAGATTCATTAAGAGACAGACTTAAATATCCAGTCGATTTCTCTCAAATTGATTCGCTAAGAAACCATTGATTATTCGATCAATTTGAGCTATTAAATTGTTCTCACACTCAATTATACTGATCCTTACCACAAAGGTGTATGGATCATGTTGAATATAGCTTTGCAGCAACACATTTAAGGATTGTAGTAaacttttcatttttagtaatagCTTAGATATTGGTGGTTTGCTGTAGTTTTTCCATAATCTTGTTGTTTTGTATACGTACATGGGGTTGCTTTGGCAAGAGCTTTCAGATATATGATAGTAGTTTATAAGATGTTTGGTAGTATGTTAAATGATCTATGACAAAAGTTTCTTTGCTTGGTAGAGCTTTTAGGATGTTTGCTAGCTTTCATGTTTAACAATAGCTTTCTTGTTTCTTGGCAGTAGCattcttatttttttatgaaagaTTTTGATTTGATACTTATTTTGATGTTTGGTAGAGCTTTTAGGATATCTCTTACTAGCCACCTTATGATTATTTGGAAGTAGCCTTGTGGTTTTTTTGATAGTATTTTGTGTtggggaaaaattcaccaacggtgtctggacacttaggggactttcagaatgatacctgaacttacaaagttatcaatgtgatacctggactcattttttcgtatcaacgtcgtacctatgaccaatttccgtaacggctccgtgaccgaaattggccgtaggtatcacattgatacgaaaaaatgagtccaggtatcacattgataactttttaagttcaggtatcattctgaaagtccctaagtgtccagacaccattggtgaatttttcccaattttgcacgtgcgatgcacgtgagtcacttaatgaagacaaaaggaccgatttaccctcaaattctttctttcttttcttttctttttttctttattcttctttctttctttctttcttctttctttctttctttctttctttcttcttcttcttcttttttggtttcttcttccccttatttgaatcatcaagattcaaatcatctttcTCGTCCGATTTcgaccgccgatcgccgatcaaacaccgccgctgcgtctgaatccacattcatgcaccacagatgtttctggttcccccaacttcaaatcctatagcaaattgaaattgtgcattgaggcttcaccgctcactccgagtttatccccgccgccgtcgccaatgacttgaccacaacaacctccaccaccgcacaacaacgtcgtcctccgctgcttctcgattgggtttagGGATAAgtactgcttcttcctccaccgctagcgaaatcgtggaggctcaaggccacattctaaggaccaccggccggaaggaccgccacagcaaggtttgcaccaccaaaggccccagggaccgcagcatcaggctcgtcgcccacaccgccattcaattctacgacatgcaggactgGCTTGGATAtgaccagcctagcaaggtcgtcgattggctaatcaagaaagccaaggccgaaatcaacgagctcgactagctgccaccgtggaacccaaactaaatttatgttcatacaacattttctccgacgatgccgatatcTGCCGCtcaggacacgcagaacgtgagcctcaatttctcgatggtggaggctccgagttctttgtctactaatcggcgaggcacaatggtgggtagcagcggagtggcgaagctggtgaataagaacagctcgaattttttgcaggtgaggatggtgtggaggccgaagttgttaatctttgtctgcctaaaattgcctctgatcgaagttgggctagaggccgaagttgtcggctaaaccgatgaaattgcaggtgaggatggtgtggaggtggtgttgcatgtcgggaacgaaggagaggatggaggggtgggattggagctgtgatttgagagtggagggctggcggggtctgagtttctgatcaatggtgtataaaagggggtcggaggagagaacgagagtggtggtggtcaagtcattggcggtggcggcggggatgaactcggagtgagcggtgaagcctcaatgcacaatttcaatttgatataggatttgaagttgggggaaccagaaacatctgtggtgcatgaaggtggattgagacgcaacggcggtgtttgatcggcgatcggcggtgggaatcggacgagcaagatgatttgaatcttgatgattcaaatcaggggaagaagaaaccaaaaaagaagaagaagaaagaaagaaagaaagaaagaataataaaaaaagaaaagaaaagaaaagaaagaatttgagggtaaatcggtcattttgtcttcattaagtgactcacgtgcattgcacgtgcaaaattgggaaaagttcaccaacggtgtctggacacttagggactttcataatgatacctgaacttacaaagttatcaatgtgatacctggactcattttttcgtatcaatgtgatacctacggccaatttccgtcacggagccgttacggaaattggtcattggtacgatgttgatacgaaaaaatgagtccaggtatcacattgataactttgtaagttcaggtatcattctgaaagtcccctaagtgtccagacaccgttggtgaatttttcccttttgtGTTGGATAGTATCTCTTAATAACTGTCTTACTAGTTTTTGTCTACGTAAGAAGTTGGTCGTAGCAAAATGTAAAACATGCTCTCTTATTTTTGTCAATAGGTTTTGTATTCCTTGGTAGTTGTTTTTGCGTTCCATGCAGCATCTTTCTATCAAGTGTAATaactttttgttgttttgtaaTAGTTTTTCCTTGAGTAGTGTTGTAGTAGCACTAGATTGCTACATGTACAACTTGATTTTGGTATTAGCTCTTGTGTTTAACAGcagattttttttgttcttctacaGTAGTTGTCTTGTTTTTTTGTAGTAGCTCTTGTGTTTAGTAGTATATTTTTTGTTCTTCTGTAGCCGCCGTCTTGTTTTTTGGCAgtaactttttttattttttatttcttaatagCTTTTGAAATGCTTGAAGTAGTTTTTCATGTGTGGCAGTAATTATTTGGTTGTTTTGCAATAACTTTCTTGTTATTTAGgaataatatttttcttcattggtAATAGATTTTAGGATGtttgatagtagcttttgtgttTGGGCAATAGTTTTGACAATTGCTTTTAAGATCTTGGCAATGGATTTTTGTTGTCTACGTCTTTTCTCATTGTACTCCTTGATTATTTGCAATTATGCAAAATGACTAAAAAAAAATAGCTAAGAGAAGAAAGTCAATGATTAGGAGCATAAAACGCAACAAAAGAAAGTTGGTTCAGGATGATTACATATATGGCACACTGGAAGAGTGATATGCTCAGAATGAGTGCTCAAAATGAACCATGTAGACAATTGTTAGTAtgaagcaagtagggatcgtttaGACCGGAAATTGAGGTGCTCCAGTCAAATTAACGTCACAAGTGAGTATCATTTACAAAGAATGTCGAAATTTACAAAGTATGATCAATATTTACGAAAATTTACAAGATAAGGGGGCGTTTTGGAAGAGTTTGTATTGAAATCTAATTATCCAACCTAAGTGATCGATCAAACCATGAATCAAGATAGATATAGGGGATGAAAATAGTAGAGATGTAGTTATTAACCATTAACACGAAAATAGAATATCAAAccacaaatcacaaatcaaaatatgttgaagaaaaaaatcaatcaagaacagagatgaatcatcactacaagaaaaaaggTCATTTACAGCGTGCAAAACATGCCGTAAATGActttttacggcgtgcaaaaaCAGGCTCTTAAAGACCGCGTCGTAAATGGTACTTTTAATTTACAACATGCAGAAATTTACGGCGTTCATTATGCACGTCATAAATAAACTGAATTTACAACACGCATTGCAGACCGTAAATGTCATTCtgatttaaaaaatatatatcaattAATTTTTGGCCAAGAAAACATGTATAACAAAACTAAGAGTAGAACAAGGAAATGAACAATTCATTGAATGTTAATAATCCCCCTTCAATTACAAAATCATTTGAAGTTTAAGGATACATACATAATGACAATACCTATTAATCCTAATCTACCGAAAACTGCATTCCAGCTTTCAACCTATTCACTAAAACAAACATATGAACTCAATCTATGGCCAGAAATGATGGAGTCAAACCTATTGCTGTCAACATTGGTTCCACTCCTCTCAATGGGGCTTCAAGCTGCAAAACATGACTTCTGAACCTCCTGCAAACACTTACCACTGCATATTGACCAAATCAACaataaaaagaataagaaaactcCATTTAGCAATGTTCTTTTGGTCAGACAATATAGCAactgacttgatacacatttacgcaagcgtacgtatcattgtcaagatagggaaatattatgcccaaagtttatcgtaccacggggattagtggctaacccacaatccttgggtaatcggaaataaagacacttagcaaacaaagaaaagaaaaaaaaagtaataaaaaaaataaaaataaaaatgttaatctaaggcaccaagccttagcaatgctcggctttgattttcaccaaagcctaatcaaaactaagagcctagtgatgaatatttacaatgagttggagtttaatattttgagagttgattttagattaacaaaatgtaatgaaatgtaaagcaattaataaaaatgagatgtaaacaataaaaatgagaatgtcgggtgttagggaggctccttcacccaaattctatgtgtcggaagataatctaatgtagatgcaaattccCTACTTTGgtggtagtcgtatccaaggcggttcaaggctcaaggaccgaaattccctttcatggtattcctactaaAAGAAAGTAAGATAGAAAGATAGAAAGTAATGAAATAGCAGTATTACAAGATATTCAATGTTATCATTGCTGATAAATCAGGAATAGGTCCAGATATGTATACAAACTAATATCCGATCAAAGGAGAATCAACtacaaaatgaaattaaaaatgtaCCGTAACTATTATACTTGTCATTAGGTATGTTCTATCAACCTTAAATAGATGCAGAGCTGCATGAACTCCAATGATTTGTCCTTGCCAAAATAAGAACCTAAACAAACAAGCCAATAGACAGAAATTTAGATTATTGATACAATGTATCTGCTATAAGGTTTGTGTTATAACCTAGCAGCCAAAACTAAAACCATATGCAATTCAGTTACTAAGGTTTGTGTCAAATACATTTGCAGCTTTTCTACAATAGTAATAGAGATCTGTCATGCATGCATATTAGGTAGGAAAAAGTCGGTAGGAGGTGCAGATTACAGATTTTTGTAGATTAAAACAATGATCAAAACTTAGCTTATATAAAGCTAATAGTAACTAGAGTCCTAAATCATGCAAAATCGGCCTAGTCTTTAGCTTGGAGCAAAGTCATAATTTCCCTAAATCAAGTTCAGGACAGTGAATATTTATCAAGCAAAATAAGCATCAACTTATACATCTTCTAGGTTAGGTGCAGATTTAAGAAGttaaacaaatttctaaattAAACCAAGAATCAAAGTAGTGCAAAATGAGGACTAAAATTGAAAGCAAAGTCAAGAGTTTCATACCTTTTGGGAGTTGTGGAGTCTTGAGCTTGCTTAGTATGGTGGACAATGGAGAGGAAAAAGACTGCACCTCCAAGTAGTGAGATAGGACAATGAGTGTCTTGATATGCTTCTCCATTTGCTGATAAGGGAAGACAAAAACAAAGGAGGGGGATTAGTTGATCAAAACTCTCAAACTTTTGGTGAACTCAATCGACCAAATATAACAACAAACAATCAGTGCACTACTCTATTGTTCATAGAAACAATTAAATTGTAAATCAGTAGAGAATAAAAGGACAATACCACTCTTTTTGACATTAGGAAGAGAcaagggctgaaatttggagcgATTGCTATCAGTGCCTACAAATTAACATAAACAAAACCATTTCTTAGCTACTGTTTTCATTCTTCTGCATCTCTCCCTCCCTGCTTTCTCCCTTATATTTTCCTCCCTCTATTCTTGAGTAGAAAATTGAACTCCAAAAACAAAGATAACATAATGAATATGTATGTACTAACCACAACAATTTTGATGTCCTTCAATTCCACTTTTTGGTTTGGTCCTTGGCTAGCAGCTACAACGCCTTGCACCCATTCCAAGCCTTCACCATGTGTGGGCTTATTCCGAAAAGAAAGCATTGATCAGAATGTTCTGATCAGAATGCATAGAAAACACTGGTTTGTAGTCACTTTCGAAGAAAGACAAAACCTTTTTTAAGCCTTTCGAATTGAAGTTAAGTTTCAGGGCATGCTTTGCATCTCTAATCTAACTTACTGAAGATCGAGGACAGAAAACAAGTGTAAAGGTTCTCAAATCAATTGTTTGTAACAATAAGCTGCaagttttgagaaaatttcagaaaactggTAACAAGCAAGAAAATTTCACCAACAATTAGTCTTTCAGTGATTTCAAGCAAAACTTTCCAGATTTGAAGTAGACATGCAAAGCTACTATTTTGCAAAGTTTCATCATAATCGAAGTTCAAATAGAGGGTCAAACAAGAATCTAAAATGGACAGAAACGCTGATTCTGCAGAAATCCTGAAACAGTGCAGTAACTTCAAAATAGCACAAGTATCTCATTTTAACTCCGTTTTTCTTGAAACCAAGctcaaaatgatcattgaagagtctATTTTAAGCTGTTAAAAACTGAGAGTAAAACAAGAAGTATAGGTTTTTCGAAAATCATGGAATAGCCCACTGGTTCAGCTTGGGTGTTGTCTTTGAGGCATAACATCAAACACTTGGAGTGCAGTAATTGAACTTTGGTCTTTTCCAGTCCTATCCATCCTCATGGGTTTACCAAAACGTAATAATCAAAAGTGCATTCCATTACAACCTTGAATAGCTTTAAGAACTGGAATTTAACAGAAAGTAGAAGTTCTTAccgaaaggaaagaaaatttcTGGTATTGAAGCAAAATAGAGAGAAGCTCAGTGGTTTGAAATCTCAAAGTCCTCCATTTGCTAATCAATAATATAACTTTACATGATATCACTTGTAAGTTGTAatcacaaaaatgaaaaatgtaaaGCTGCATACCTTGACTTTAACATCTAGAGCTTGGTAATATGGTTCGGTGTCATACTCAAAGCAAAGTTTTTTCACATCCCACTGCTCAAACATACAacaaaccaaaaccccaaactctaaatttcaataaaatcttgaaattgaaaaatatatTAGGGATTAAGAAAAAGGTAGAGTTAGTAACCTCCTTAAGGCAACGAACGATGACCTCACTGGGTTCGCCTTTAAGCACCAACAATCTGGACCCAAGCTTCTTGAGgttcaaatccaaatccaccAGACTCTGGAGCAGGGACCAGATTCTGTTCAGGCCGACCTTAGAGGACCTGGCCGAGGGTGCGTTCGGGTCGGGATTCATGCAGTGCTGATCGATGAAGAAGACCGGCTAGAGGAAATTGGAGGCTTGGAGGCGTGCTCGAGAGCAGGGTTGTCGTGGATCCTCAGGCCCTTGGAACCTGAGTTTGGACGAAGACAGAAACCCAAGttatgaagagagagagagagagcgcttgGGCGAGATAGAGACAGAGAGAGCCTGGGTTAATTAGGGCTACAGATCGAGATGTTAGCGGGGAAATAGAAATAAGTTTTGCGATGGCAAGAGGAAAAGGCGTAGCAATTGATTACAAAGTTACTACGGCAAagattttccgtcgcaaatgatAAGACTTAATTGCGACAGAACATTTTCCGTAGCAATAGAGTCTCAATTGCGACGGCAATTGTTGCCGAAGTAAAAAGGCGAagcaattgcaattttttttagtagtgatatctgtaaaaaataattttacacagacatttcttcactttattggggatatatctaaaattcttctctttatcggagatatatcataaatatcgtagatcagcgagtgactttcaaccacctagagtatctttttgtttttataaacctattataacttgtggtgtataggttgaagacaaaatttatatatatatataaaataaaataaaaaggatggaaaaaaaaaatttaatgaaaaataaaaaacagaaaaaaatgaaaaataaaaaaaaaaacaaaaaaaagaagaaaaataaattcttttttttttgtcttgaaatgaccattttagccctcaaaagtcagacttaacagtccaaattggacggaatagtagaaattggacacggttgattgaaattggaaagtttggggggggggggggtaaactgattaaattgaaaggacagggactaacatgaaattacccccaaaccttagggggggtaaactgaatggCAAGAACATCCCTTGCTATTGCTGCTAACACTGGAAACTTAGGGCCATTGACCTTCCACCAACACAAGATGTCAAAGCAGTCTTCATCATTAGTGAATTCCAATGGACCATTCAAGTATTGATCTACTTCATGAGCCACCACTGCCTCTGCACTTGATTGTACAACCTTCCTCCAATCATTGAGGAGCTGACCCCTAACACCTCCTCTACTATTGCTGCTTCTACTTGTAAGAGTACTAGCTGAAGAGCTTGGAGAGCCTTGCCTCACCATGTGTCTGCCTCCATCTACATGGATTACatactaagaaaaaaaaaaggcagctCATTAATATTCAATTAAAACCAAGTAAAAGACTAAAATTATAGAACAAACAAGTTAAATACCTGATCATAGAGAGCCATAAGAAGGTTTCTAATCTCCAATGTTCTTCTCTGCACCTCATCTTCATCTAAACCTTCACAAGTGAAGATGTGAGTCACATTCTTCAACTTGAACCTTGCATCCAATACTAGGCCAATGATCACCAAGCGGTTGATTTCATGAAATGATCCATAATACTTCAACCATTTGGATCTCATGTTTCCTGCCATGTCCATCAACACCTGCTCAGTTTCTGTTCCAGTTGCAAACCCAGGTAGAACAAACATGCCTTCTATATTTTTTTCCATGGTAATCACATCATGGAAAGTTGTGTGCACAGTAGGGTGCAATGAAGCATTAACCCTCAATGTGACATCATAGAACACCCTCAAGAAATCCACAAACACTTCTGCCTTATCCCAATCTACACCTTCTAGTGGTCCAACCCTGTTTCTCTTATTCT
This region includes:
- the LOC133722219 gene encoding uncharacterized protein LOC133722219, producing MLSFRNKPTHGEGLEWVQGVVAASQGPNQKVELKDIKIVVALIAIAPNFSPCLFLMSKRVQMEKHIKTLIVLSHYLEVQSFSSPLSTILSKLKTPQLPKGSYFGKDKSLEFMQLCIYLRLIEHT